The following proteins are encoded in a genomic region of Zea mays cultivar B73 chromosome 9, Zm-B73-REFERENCE-NAM-5.0, whole genome shotgun sequence:
- the LOC103639540 gene encoding uncharacterized protein: MAAPSSSLTPPPPAAAVASTTLSGNLTASSLLSITPPRPRLAASHRRAVVAAAASPRPPPTPEGDGDEQEVERAMGMDGGIPGTSGEFLRRVSSRAYGMRRHLMESLDSLAYDVLETNPWREDSKPVYVLATSDNHLWTMKTRRSRNEVERELGKLFSNGGGSGVGTKSKYSGTKFNMVVEDIRDGVLVFEDEDDAVKYCNLLQGGGQGCEGIAEIEASSVFSMCRKMKALAVLFRRGKTPPLPQSLERDLRARKRSLED, from the exons atggcAGCTCCCTCGTCGTCCCTCACCCCGCCGCCGCCGGCAGCGGCTGTGGCCTCCACAACGCTGTCCGGGAACCTCACGGCCTCCTCGCTCCTGTCTATTACGCCGCCGCGACCGCGCCTCGCCGCCTCGCACCGCCGGGCGGTCGTGGCCGCGGCCGCGTCGCCCCGTCCCCCGCCGACACCGGAGGGCGACGGCGACGAGCAGGAGGTGGAGAGGGCGATGGGGATGGACGGTGGCATCCCCGGGACCTCGGGGGAGTTTCTGCGCCGCGTCTCCTCCCGCGCTTACGGCATGCGGCGCCACCTCATGGAGTCGCTCGACTCCCTCGCCTACGACG TACTGGAGACAAACCCATGGAGAGAAGATTCCAAGCCAGTCTATGTGCTAGCCACAAGCGATAACCACCTATGGACAATGAAAACTCGCAGGAGCCGCAA TGAAGTCGAAAGGGAACTTGGAAAGCTTTTCTCAAACGGAGGGGGTTCTGGAGTTGGAACTAAATCGAAGTACTCTGGCACCAAGTTTAACATGGTTGTCGAAGATATCAGAGATGGAGTACTG GTATTtgaggatgaggatgatgctGTAAAATACTGCAACCTTCTGCAGGGCGGCGGCCAAGGGTGCGAGGGAATTGCGGAGATAGAAGCATCATCA gtTTTCAGCATGTGCCGTAAAATGAAAGCCCTTGCTGTTCTTTTCCGCCGTGGAAAGACTCCTCCATTGCCTCAAAGCCTCGAGCGCGACTTGAGGGCGAGAAAGAGGTCACTGGAGGACTAG